One genomic window of Salvia miltiorrhiza cultivar Shanhuang (shh) chromosome 4, IMPLAD_Smil_shh, whole genome shotgun sequence includes the following:
- the LOC131022224 gene encoding vacuolar cation/proton exchanger 3-like isoform X1: MADTDSPTAEFDSHLEMGSLAGKSSFELEGLPLFNSQPIGRKTSSVEITPQRCIVGHGSDNCGSQCIILRIIYRSVKIALFSNKLNLLVACGPSAILVDKLTRNHGWVFFLSLLGIVPLAERLGWATEQLAFFTGPTVGGLLNATFGNATEMIISMLALQNGMIRVVQQSLLGSILSNLLLVLGCALFGGGLALRREQVFNKPSAAMNSGLLLMAVMGLLFPAVLHYTRTELHFGKSELALSRFSSCIMLVAYIAYIFFQLTSQKNLYTPVNEEESPTGENSDDEEVPDMSKWESIMWLFILTCFISVLSQYLVNAIEGASVAMNIPVAFISVILLPIVGNAAEHAGAVMFAVKDKLDISLGVAIGSSTQIAMFVIPFTVVVGWIMGLPMDLNFKLFETATLIMTVLVVAFMLQEGTTNYFKGLMLLLCYLIVAASFFVHIDDESSQDKPDDHP, encoded by the exons ATGGCTGACACCGATTCACCTACGGCGGAATTTGATTCACATCTTGAG ATGGGCTCATTAGCTGGAAAATCATCATTTGAGCTTGAAGGGCTACCTCTTTTCAACTCCCAACCTATTGGGAGAAAGACATCTTCCGTGGAGATCACTCCACAACGTTGTATAGTTGGTCATGGATCAGATAACTGTGGCTCTCAATGTATTATACTAAGGATCATATATCGCAGTGTAAAGATTGCTCTATTTTCCAATAAATTGAACTTACTTGTAGCTTGTGGTCCTTCGGCGATATTAGTTGATAAACTTACAAGGAATCAT GGCTGGGTGTTCTTTTTAAGTTTACTAGGCATCGTTCCTTTGGCTGAACGTTTGGGCTGGGCTACAGA GCAGCTAGCTTTTTTTACTGGACCAACAG TTGGGGGTCTTTTAAATGCTACATTTGGTAATGCAACGGAGATGATAATATCTATGCTTGCACTTCAAAATGGCATGATTCGTGTTGTCCAGCAATCATTGCTGGGATCAATCCTTTCTAATCTGTTATTGGTACTTGGATGTGCACTTTTTGGAGGAGGACTTGCTCTTAGAAGGGAGCAAGTGTTCAACAAG CCATCGGCAGCAATGAACTCGGGATTGCTCTTGATGGCAGTTATGGGTCTCTTATTTCCTGCGGTTCTACATTACACACGCACTGAATTGCATTTTGGCAAGTCAGAGCTTGCCCTTTCAAGGTTTAGCAGTTGCATTATGCTGGTGGCATACATAGCTTACATTTTTTTCCAGCTGACCAGCCAAAAGAATCTTTATACCCCTGTAAATGAG GAGGAAAGTCCAACTGGTGAGAACTCTGATGACGAAGAAGTACCAGATATGTCAAAGTGGGAATCAATCATGTGGTTATTTATATTGACTTGCTTCATATCAGTCCTGTCTCAATATCTGGTTAATGCTATAGAG GGGGCATCTGTTGCGATGAACATCCCTGTGGCGTTTATAAGCGTTATTCTGCTCCCAATTGTTGGGAATGCAGCAGAGCATGCGGGTGCTGTCATGTTTGCTGTGAAGGACAAGCTT GACATTTCTCTAGGAGTGGCGATTGGCTCATCAACACAAATAGCGATGTTTGTG ATCCCGTTCACTGTTGTTGTTGGCTGGATCATGGGGCTTCCAATGGACTTGAATTTCAAGCTATTTGAGACGGCTACTCTAATCATGACGGTTCTTGTAGTAGCCTTCATGCTACAG GAAGGGACAACAAATTACTTTAAAGGGCTGATGCTTCTTCTCTGCTATCTTATAGTCGCAGCAAGTTTCTTTGTACATATAGACGATGAGTCTAGCC AGGACAAACCCGATGATCATCCATAA
- the LOC131022247 gene encoding mitogen-activated protein kinase kinase kinase 20-like gives MKMHWTRGETLGAGGFGFVSIAKTHQEGGGNPNIPAVVAVKSAIVSQSKSLQKEKELLKKLEGCPCILRCFTDQFTTENCQNLYNIILEYAPGGCLADLIGKGLPEHVVSRHTKSLVTALIHIHKHGYVHCDVKPHNVLLVGHDSKLADFGSCKRIGSVEDDDDEQQQGFRGTVLYAAPESISRQEYTAASDVWALGCTVLHMLTGKAPWKFGKDAAATDVLMKIGCSNEIPAIPKVSEEAKDFLRKCFVKDPTARWKAESLLDHPFLKMADGRRRRRHLSSALHSLLPQCFHVTKIHAY, from the coding sequence ATGAAGATGCATTGGACAAGAGGCGAAACCCTGGGAGCCGGTGGTTTTGGGTTTGTGTCGATCGCTAAGACCCACCAAGAAGGCGGCGGCAATCCCAATATCCCGGCGGTGGTGGCCGTGAAATCGGCCATAGTTTCGCAGTCGAAGTCTCTTCAGAAGGAGAAGGAGCTGCTGAAGAAGTTGGAGGGATGCCCCTGCATCCTCCGCTGCTTCACCGACCAATTCACCACCGAGAATTGCCAGAATCTATACAACATCATTCTCGAGTACGCTCCGGGCGGCTGCCTCGCCGACCTCATCGGAAAAGGTCTACCGGAGCACGTCGTCAGCCGCCACACCAAATCCCTCGTCACCGCCCTAATTCACATTCACAAACACGGCTACGTTCACTGCGATGTGAAGCCGCACAACGTGTTGCTTGTGGGCCACGATTCCAAGCTCGCCGATTTCGGGAGTTGCAAAAGGATTGGTAGCGTtgaagacgacgacgatgagCAGCAGCAAGGGTTTAGAGGGACGGTTCTTTACGCCGCGCCGGAGTCGATATCCCGGCAGGAGTATACGGCGGCGTCGGACGTTTGGGCGCTGGGGTGCACCGTGCTCCACATGTTGACCGGAAAAGCGCCTTGGAAATTCGGCAAAGACGCGGCGGCGACGGACGTCTTGATGAAGATCGGTTGCAGCAATGAGATTCCGGCGATCCCAAAGGTTTCGGAGGAGGCCAAGGATTTCCTCAGGAAATGCTTCGTTAAGGATCCGACGGCACGGTGGAAAGCGGAGAGTCTACTCGATCATCCTTTTCTCAAGATGGCcgacggccgccgccgccgccgccatttATCATCAGCGTTGCATTCACTTTTGCCGCAGTGTTTTCATGTCACGAAAATTCATGCCTATTAA
- the LOC131022224 gene encoding vacuolar cation/proton exchanger 5-like isoform X5, with amino-acid sequence MADTDSPTAEFDSHLEMGSLAGKSSFELEGLPLFNSQPIGRKTSSVEITPQRCIVGHGSDNCGSQCIILRIIYRSVKIALFSNKLNLLVACGPSAILVDKLTRNHGWVFFLSLLGIVPLAERLGWATEQLAFFTGPTVGGLLNATFGNATEMIISMLALQNGMIRVVQQSLLGSILSNLLLVLGCALFGGGLALRREQVFNKPSAAMNSGLLLMAVMGLLFPAVLHYTRTELHFGKSELALSRFSSCIMLVAYIAYIFFQLTSQKNLYTPVNEEESPTGENSDDEEVPDMSKWESIMWLFILTCFISVLSQYLVNAIEGASVAMNIPVAFISVILLPIVGNAAEHAGAVMFAVKDKLYMSRTFL; translated from the exons ATGGCTGACACCGATTCACCTACGGCGGAATTTGATTCACATCTTGAG ATGGGCTCATTAGCTGGAAAATCATCATTTGAGCTTGAAGGGCTACCTCTTTTCAACTCCCAACCTATTGGGAGAAAGACATCTTCCGTGGAGATCACTCCACAACGTTGTATAGTTGGTCATGGATCAGATAACTGTGGCTCTCAATGTATTATACTAAGGATCATATATCGCAGTGTAAAGATTGCTCTATTTTCCAATAAATTGAACTTACTTGTAGCTTGTGGTCCTTCGGCGATATTAGTTGATAAACTTACAAGGAATCAT GGCTGGGTGTTCTTTTTAAGTTTACTAGGCATCGTTCCTTTGGCTGAACGTTTGGGCTGGGCTACAGA GCAGCTAGCTTTTTTTACTGGACCAACAG TTGGGGGTCTTTTAAATGCTACATTTGGTAATGCAACGGAGATGATAATATCTATGCTTGCACTTCAAAATGGCATGATTCGTGTTGTCCAGCAATCATTGCTGGGATCAATCCTTTCTAATCTGTTATTGGTACTTGGATGTGCACTTTTTGGAGGAGGACTTGCTCTTAGAAGGGAGCAAGTGTTCAACAAG CCATCGGCAGCAATGAACTCGGGATTGCTCTTGATGGCAGTTATGGGTCTCTTATTTCCTGCGGTTCTACATTACACACGCACTGAATTGCATTTTGGCAAGTCAGAGCTTGCCCTTTCAAGGTTTAGCAGTTGCATTATGCTGGTGGCATACATAGCTTACATTTTTTTCCAGCTGACCAGCCAAAAGAATCTTTATACCCCTGTAAATGAG GAGGAAAGTCCAACTGGTGAGAACTCTGATGACGAAGAAGTACCAGATATGTCAAAGTGGGAATCAATCATGTGGTTATTTATATTGACTTGCTTCATATCAGTCCTGTCTCAATATCTGGTTAATGCTATAGAG GGGGCATCTGTTGCGATGAACATCCCTGTGGCGTTTATAAGCGTTATTCTGCTCCCAATTGTTGGGAATGCAGCAGAGCATGCGGGTGCTGTCATGTTTGCTGTGAAGGACAAGCTT TACATGAGCAGGACATTTCTCTAG
- the LOC131022224 gene encoding vacuolar cation/proton exchanger 2-like isoform X3, protein MADTDSPTAEFDSHLEMGSLAGKSSFELEGLPLFNSQPIGRKTSSVEITPQRCIVGHGSDNCGSQCIILRIIYRSVKIALFSNKLNLLVACGPSAILVDKLTRNHGWVFFLSLLGIVPLAERLGWATEQLAFFTGPTVGGLLNATFGNATEMIISMLALQNGMIRVVQQSLLGSILSNLLLVLGCALFGGGLALRREQVFNKEESPTGENSDDEEVPDMSKWESIMWLFILTCFISVLSQYLVNAIEGASVAMNIPVAFISVILLPIVGNAAEHAGAVMFAVKDKLDISLGVAIGSSTQIAMFVIPFTVVVGWIMGLPMDLNFKLFETATLIMTVLVVAFMLQEGTTNYFKGLMLLLCYLIVAASFFVHIDDESSQDKPDDHP, encoded by the exons ATGGCTGACACCGATTCACCTACGGCGGAATTTGATTCACATCTTGAG ATGGGCTCATTAGCTGGAAAATCATCATTTGAGCTTGAAGGGCTACCTCTTTTCAACTCCCAACCTATTGGGAGAAAGACATCTTCCGTGGAGATCACTCCACAACGTTGTATAGTTGGTCATGGATCAGATAACTGTGGCTCTCAATGTATTATACTAAGGATCATATATCGCAGTGTAAAGATTGCTCTATTTTCCAATAAATTGAACTTACTTGTAGCTTGTGGTCCTTCGGCGATATTAGTTGATAAACTTACAAGGAATCAT GGCTGGGTGTTCTTTTTAAGTTTACTAGGCATCGTTCCTTTGGCTGAACGTTTGGGCTGGGCTACAGA GCAGCTAGCTTTTTTTACTGGACCAACAG TTGGGGGTCTTTTAAATGCTACATTTGGTAATGCAACGGAGATGATAATATCTATGCTTGCACTTCAAAATGGCATGATTCGTGTTGTCCAGCAATCATTGCTGGGATCAATCCTTTCTAATCTGTTATTGGTACTTGGATGTGCACTTTTTGGAGGAGGACTTGCTCTTAGAAGGGAGCAAGTGTTCAACAAG GAGGAAAGTCCAACTGGTGAGAACTCTGATGACGAAGAAGTACCAGATATGTCAAAGTGGGAATCAATCATGTGGTTATTTATATTGACTTGCTTCATATCAGTCCTGTCTCAATATCTGGTTAATGCTATAGAG GGGGCATCTGTTGCGATGAACATCCCTGTGGCGTTTATAAGCGTTATTCTGCTCCCAATTGTTGGGAATGCAGCAGAGCATGCGGGTGCTGTCATGTTTGCTGTGAAGGACAAGCTT GACATTTCTCTAGGAGTGGCGATTGGCTCATCAACACAAATAGCGATGTTTGTG ATCCCGTTCACTGTTGTTGTTGGCTGGATCATGGGGCTTCCAATGGACTTGAATTTCAAGCTATTTGAGACGGCTACTCTAATCATGACGGTTCTTGTAGTAGCCTTCATGCTACAG GAAGGGACAACAAATTACTTTAAAGGGCTGATGCTTCTTCTCTGCTATCTTATAGTCGCAGCAAGTTTCTTTGTACATATAGACGATGAGTCTAGCC AGGACAAACCCGATGATCATCCATAA
- the LOC131022224 gene encoding vacuolar cation/proton exchanger 2-like isoform X4, with amino-acid sequence MADTDSPTAEFDSHLEGWVFFLSLLGIVPLAERLGWATEQLAFFTGPTVGGLLNATFGNATEMIISMLALQNGMIRVVQQSLLGSILSNLLLVLGCALFGGGLALRREQVFNKPSAAMNSGLLLMAVMGLLFPAVLHYTRTELHFGKSELALSRFSSCIMLVAYIAYIFFQLTSQKNLYTPVNEEESPTGENSDDEEVPDMSKWESIMWLFILTCFISVLSQYLVNAIEGASVAMNIPVAFISVILLPIVGNAAEHAGAVMFAVKDKLDISLGVAIGSSTQIAMFVIPFTVVVGWIMGLPMDLNFKLFETATLIMTVLVVAFMLQEGTTNYFKGLMLLLCYLIVAASFFVHIDDESSQDKPDDHP; translated from the exons ATGGCTGACACCGATTCACCTACGGCGGAATTTGATTCACATCTTGAG GGCTGGGTGTTCTTTTTAAGTTTACTAGGCATCGTTCCTTTGGCTGAACGTTTGGGCTGGGCTACAGA GCAGCTAGCTTTTTTTACTGGACCAACAG TTGGGGGTCTTTTAAATGCTACATTTGGTAATGCAACGGAGATGATAATATCTATGCTTGCACTTCAAAATGGCATGATTCGTGTTGTCCAGCAATCATTGCTGGGATCAATCCTTTCTAATCTGTTATTGGTACTTGGATGTGCACTTTTTGGAGGAGGACTTGCTCTTAGAAGGGAGCAAGTGTTCAACAAG CCATCGGCAGCAATGAACTCGGGATTGCTCTTGATGGCAGTTATGGGTCTCTTATTTCCTGCGGTTCTACATTACACACGCACTGAATTGCATTTTGGCAAGTCAGAGCTTGCCCTTTCAAGGTTTAGCAGTTGCATTATGCTGGTGGCATACATAGCTTACATTTTTTTCCAGCTGACCAGCCAAAAGAATCTTTATACCCCTGTAAATGAG GAGGAAAGTCCAACTGGTGAGAACTCTGATGACGAAGAAGTACCAGATATGTCAAAGTGGGAATCAATCATGTGGTTATTTATATTGACTTGCTTCATATCAGTCCTGTCTCAATATCTGGTTAATGCTATAGAG GGGGCATCTGTTGCGATGAACATCCCTGTGGCGTTTATAAGCGTTATTCTGCTCCCAATTGTTGGGAATGCAGCAGAGCATGCGGGTGCTGTCATGTTTGCTGTGAAGGACAAGCTT GACATTTCTCTAGGAGTGGCGATTGGCTCATCAACACAAATAGCGATGTTTGTG ATCCCGTTCACTGTTGTTGTTGGCTGGATCATGGGGCTTCCAATGGACTTGAATTTCAAGCTATTTGAGACGGCTACTCTAATCATGACGGTTCTTGTAGTAGCCTTCATGCTACAG GAAGGGACAACAAATTACTTTAAAGGGCTGATGCTTCTTCTCTGCTATCTTATAGTCGCAGCAAGTTTCTTTGTACATATAGACGATGAGTCTAGCC AGGACAAACCCGATGATCATCCATAA
- the LOC131022224 gene encoding vacuolar cation/proton exchanger 5-like isoform X2: MADTDSPTAEFDSHLEMGSLAGKSSFELEGLPLFNSQPIGRKTSSVEITPQRCIVGHGSDNCGSQCIILRIIYRSVKIALFSNKLNLLVACGPSAILVDKLTRNHGWVFFLSLLGIVPLAERLGWATEQLAFFTGPTVGGLLNATFGNATEMIISMLALQNGMIRVVQQSLLGSILSNLLLVLGCALFGGGLALRREQVFNKPSAAMNSGLLLMAVMGLLFPAVLHYTRTELHFGKSELALSRFSSCIMLVAYIAYIFFQLTSQKNLYTPVNEEESPTGENSDDEEVPDMSKWESIMWLFILTCFISVLSQYLVNAIEGASVAMNIPVAFISVILLPIVGNAAEHAGAVMFAVKDKLDISLGVAIGSSTQIAMFVIKKIFCAAAITIDPVHCCCWLDHGASNGLEFQAI, encoded by the exons ATGGCTGACACCGATTCACCTACGGCGGAATTTGATTCACATCTTGAG ATGGGCTCATTAGCTGGAAAATCATCATTTGAGCTTGAAGGGCTACCTCTTTTCAACTCCCAACCTATTGGGAGAAAGACATCTTCCGTGGAGATCACTCCACAACGTTGTATAGTTGGTCATGGATCAGATAACTGTGGCTCTCAATGTATTATACTAAGGATCATATATCGCAGTGTAAAGATTGCTCTATTTTCCAATAAATTGAACTTACTTGTAGCTTGTGGTCCTTCGGCGATATTAGTTGATAAACTTACAAGGAATCAT GGCTGGGTGTTCTTTTTAAGTTTACTAGGCATCGTTCCTTTGGCTGAACGTTTGGGCTGGGCTACAGA GCAGCTAGCTTTTTTTACTGGACCAACAG TTGGGGGTCTTTTAAATGCTACATTTGGTAATGCAACGGAGATGATAATATCTATGCTTGCACTTCAAAATGGCATGATTCGTGTTGTCCAGCAATCATTGCTGGGATCAATCCTTTCTAATCTGTTATTGGTACTTGGATGTGCACTTTTTGGAGGAGGACTTGCTCTTAGAAGGGAGCAAGTGTTCAACAAG CCATCGGCAGCAATGAACTCGGGATTGCTCTTGATGGCAGTTATGGGTCTCTTATTTCCTGCGGTTCTACATTACACACGCACTGAATTGCATTTTGGCAAGTCAGAGCTTGCCCTTTCAAGGTTTAGCAGTTGCATTATGCTGGTGGCATACATAGCTTACATTTTTTTCCAGCTGACCAGCCAAAAGAATCTTTATACCCCTGTAAATGAG GAGGAAAGTCCAACTGGTGAGAACTCTGATGACGAAGAAGTACCAGATATGTCAAAGTGGGAATCAATCATGTGGTTATTTATATTGACTTGCTTCATATCAGTCCTGTCTCAATATCTGGTTAATGCTATAGAG GGGGCATCTGTTGCGATGAACATCCCTGTGGCGTTTATAAGCGTTATTCTGCTCCCAATTGTTGGGAATGCAGCAGAGCATGCGGGTGCTGTCATGTTTGCTGTGAAGGACAAGCTT GACATTTCTCTAGGAGTGGCGATTGGCTCATCAACACAAATAGCGATGTTTGTG ATTAAAAAGATATTTTGTGCTGCTGCAATAACTATAGATCCCGTTCACTGTTGTTGTTGGCTGGATCATGGGGCTTCCAATGGACTTGAATTTCAAGCTATTTGA
- the LOC131021136 gene encoding uncharacterized protein LOC131021136, whose product MAIHRARIEDDERNKLAQWLLEHSLGGKLEFGVKKEAALLFKVDLKTIWRIWSQVSKQRACGVPVQVKSIRKGYSYKNKMIVDVEKIKNLSVLQRSSMRVMSTNLGVSKSLIHKWVKEKKLKPHTNAIKPFLTPQNRLSRLKWSLNQLSSITEDGFIKFQSMYNTIHIDEKWFYRTKTNDRYYLLPNEGEPYRTCKSKRYIEKIMFMCVVARPIFGLDGRCIFDGKFGIFPFTTMEAAQRNSKNRMKGTMEVKPITAVTKEVMKCCLLKEMIPNFKAKWPVGVNKHIYIQQDNAKPHIKPNDPNFLAVANTDGFKFQLVCQAANSPDTNVNDLGFFRAIQTLKDQKPAGNVEELLKNVKDAYDEYPPEKLNHVFITLQSCYHEIIKARGGNDYKIPHMNKERLSRLGCYQIAFKLKKHL is encoded by the exons atggccaTACATAGAGCTAGAATCGAagatgatgaaagaaataagTTAGCACAGTGGCTTCTTGAGCATAGCCTTGGAGGGAAGCTTGAATTTGGTGTCAAAAAAGAGGCAGCTCTTCTCTTCAAAGTGGATTTGAAGACAATTTGGAGGATTTGGAGCCAAGTGTCAAAGCAAAGAGCTTGTGGTGTACCTGTACAAGTAAAATCCATTAGAAAAGGTTATTCATACAAAAATAAGATGATTGTAGATGTTGAAAAAATCAAGAATCTTTCCGTGCTTCAAAGGTCATCAATGAGAGTCATGTCTACAAACCTAGGTGTGTCAAAATCTTTGATTCACAAGTGGGTGAAGGAGAAAAAGCTTAAACCACACACAAATGCTATAAAACCCTTTCTTACCCCACAGAATAGGCTGTCACGACTGAAGTGGAGCCTAAATCAGCTTAGTTCAATAACTGAAGATGGTTTTATAAAGTTTCAAAGTATGTACAACACCATTCACATCGATGAGAAGTGGTTTTACCGTACCAAAACCAATGATAGGTATTACCTCCTGCCGAATGAAGGGGAACCATATCGTACATGCAAATCAAAGAGGTACATTGAAAAGATTATGTTTATGTGTGTCGTTGCCCGACCAATATTTGGCCTAGATGGCAGATGCATCTTTGATGGAAAGTTTGGCATCTTTCCTTTCACAACCATGGAAGCAGCACAACGGAATTCAAAAAACAGAATGAAAGGTACCATGGAAGTGAAGCCAATCACAGCTGTTACTAAGGAAGTGATGAAATGTTGCCTTTTAAAAGAG ATGATTCCAAACTTTAAAGCTAAGTGGCCAGTGGGAGTAAACAAGCACATATATATCCAACAAGACAATGCAAAACCCCACATAAAACCCAATGATCCAAACTTTTTAGCGGTTGCAAATACTGATGGTTTTAAATTCCAACTAGTATGCCAGGCTGCTAATTCGCCGGATACAAATGTCAATGACCTAGGGTTTTTCAGAGCAATACAGACATTGAAAGATCAAAAACCAGCAGGGAATGTGGAGGAGTTACTCAAGAATGTTAAAGATGCATATGATGAATACCCACCAGAGAAGCTAAACCATGTGTTCATTACTTTGCAAAGTTGTTACCATGAAATCATCAAGGCAAGGGGTGGGAATGACTACAAAATTCCACACATGAACAAAGAAAGACTCTCAAGACTGGGTTGTTACCAGATTGCATTCAAGTTGAAGAAACACTTGTAA
- the LOC131021135 gene encoding protein FAR1-RELATED SEQUENCE 5-like — translation MSFDLNVSCGDEFPNDNSCYNFAGDDLDGRNADFEYGDSLPHENNLEQDGEECENGDDRDGRGDGGEDSVRMNHKFDDFKMTDGEYSVQVSKKLVEDLINVGCLVDTLDEVHVLYRKYARLTGFSVRKGSQGYFLNTYFVRAKLYHCSCEGSPDDKRSKGRVSVCKKQSYRGNCKAKLCVCREDVNSPWKVTVFETQHNHKLVDPSESYLLRSSRNMSQSNKTLLVALLSSEIGVSRAYRFMEIEAGSRANIGFLRKDVYNELYDDRRKMSKDANSDVNKLMEYFMEKGLSDPSFYWKVKVGDDGRLKNLFFRDGRCLVDYQHFGDVVSVDATYKD, via the coding sequence ATGAGTTTTGATTTGAACGTTTCTTGTGGAGATGAATTCCCGAACGATAACTCATGCTATAATTTTGCTGGTGACGACCTTGATGGTAGGAACGCAGATTTTGAGTATGGTGACTCACTTCCTCATGAAAATAATCTAGAACAAGACGGTGAGGAATGTGAGAATGGTGATGATCGTGATGGGAGAGGTGATGGTGGTGAAGATTCTGTTCGGATGAATCATAAATTTGATGACTTTAAGATGACAGATGGTGAATATTCTGTGCAAGTGTCGAAGAAGCTAGTCGAAGATTTGATAAATGTTGGTTGTCTTGTTGACACTTTGGATGAAGTCCACGTGTTGTACCGTAAGTATGCACGATTGACCGGTTTTTCTGTTAGGAAGGGCAGTCAAGGGTATTTCCTAAACACATACTTCGTTCGTGCAAAGTTGTATCACTGTTCATGTGAGGGGTCACCGGATGATAAGCGTTCCAAAGGTAGAGTTTCGGTTTGCAAGAAACAGTCATACCGGGGTAATTGCAAGGCCAAGCTTTGTGTTTGTAGGGAAGACGTCAATTCACCATGGAAAGTTACCGTTTTTGAGACGCAGCACAACCACAAATTGGTTGACCCCAGCGAGAGTTACCTCCTCCGATCATCCCGCAATATGTCTCAATCCAACAAGACGTTGCTTGTAGCTTTGTTGTCGAGTGAGATAGGTGTCAGTCGTGCGTATCGTTTCATGGAGATCGAAGCTGGTAGTCGTGCGAATATTGGATTCTTACGTAAGGATGTGTATAACGAACTCTATGATGATCGACGAAAAATGTCGAAAGATGCTAATTCAGATGTGAACAAGCTGATGGAGTATTTCATGGAGAAAGGCTTGAGCGACCCATCATTTTATTGGAAAGTGAAGGTAGGTGACGATGGAAGGCTCAAAAATCTGTTTTTCCGAGATGGCAGGTGCCTCGTAGACTACCAGCATTTTGGAGATGTTGTGTCTGTAGATGCCACCTACAAAGACTAA
- the LOC131022246 gene encoding mitogen-activated protein kinase kinase kinase 20-like gives MHWTRGETLGAGGFGFVSIAKTHQEGGGDPNIPAVVAVKSAIVSQSKSLQKEKEVLKKLEGCPCILRCFGDKFTTENGQNLYNIILEYAPGGCLADLIGKGLPEHVVSHHTKSIITALIHIHKHGYVHCDVKPHNVLLVGQDSKLADFGSCKRIGGVEDDDDEQQQGFRGTVLYAAPESISRQEYTAASDVWALGCTVLHMLTGKAPWKFGKDAAATDVLMKIGCSDEIPAIPKVSEEAKDFLRKCFVKDPTARWKAESLLDHPFLKMADRHRRHHHHHHLSSALHSLLPQCFHVTKIHAY, from the coding sequence ATGCATTGGACAAGAGGCGAAACCCTGGGAGCCGGTGGTTTTGGGTTTGTGTCGATCGCTAAAACCCACCAAGAAGGCGGCGGCGATCCCAATATCCCGGCGGTGGTGGCCGTGAAATCGGCCATAGTTTCGCAGTCGAAGTCTCTTCAGAAGGAGAAGGAGGTGCTGAAGAAGTTGGAGGGATGCCCCTGCATCCTCCGCTGCTTCGGCGACAAATTCACCACCGAGAATGGCCAAAACCTATACAACATCATTCTCGAGTACGCTCCCGGCGGCTGCCTCGCCGACCTCATCGGAAAAGGTCTACCGGAGCACGTCGTCAGCCACCACACTAAATCCATCATCACCGCCCTAATTCACATTCACAAACACGGCTACGTTCACTGCGATGTGAAGCCGCACAACGTGTTGCTTGTGGGCCAAGATTCCAAGCTCGCCGATTTCGGAAGTTGCAAAAGGATTGGTGGCGTtgaagacgacgacgatgagCAGCAGCAAGGGTTTAGAGGGACGGTTCTTTACGCTGCGCCGGAGTCGATATCGCGGCAGGAGTACACGGCGGCGTCGGACGTTTGGGCGCTGGGGTGCACCGTGCTCCACATGTTGACCGGAAAGGCGCCTTGGAAATTCGGCAAAGACGCGGCGGCTACGGACGTCTTGATGAAGATCGGTTGCAGCGATGAAATTCCGGCGATCCCGAAGGTTTCGGAGGAGGCCAAGGATTTCCTCAGGAAATGCTTCGTTAAGGATCCGACGGCACGGTGGAAAGCGGAGAGTCTACTCGATCATCCTTTTCTCAAGATGGCCGaccgccaccgccgccaccaccatcaccatcaTTTATCATCAGCGTTGCATTCACTTTTGCCACAATGTTTTCACGTCACAAAAATCCATGCCTATTGA